TTAGCGATCATATCATCATTCAACATGGCGATTACATGCCATCCTGCTGCCTTCGCACTATCGGCCAGATATGATGAGCCATACAATCCTTCCTCTTCACCGGAAACTGCTACAAAAATAATTTTACAAGGAAACGTATGCTTACTCATTATCCGAGCCAATTCCAATACAGCAGCCACTCCCGAACCATCATCATCCGCTCCCGGTGCATCACTCCTTGTATCCAGGATGTCAGTTGCCCGTGAATCCAAATGTCCACTGATGATAATAACACGATCATCATTGGGATCACTCCCTTTTAAGACTGCCATTACATTCGCCATTTTTGTATCTTTCAAGATGCGCTTACCATCAGCTTTCACCGGAAACCAATCAACCTCTGAGGTTAGTCGCCCTCCTGAAGCTTTAGCATAAGTATCAAACTGAGTTTTCACCCAACGTTGTGCCGCTCCGATACCCCTTGTTTCATTTTTAGTATCACTCAAAGCATGACGCGTACCAAAAGAAACTAATTTATTTACTGTAGCCTCTAAATTAGCTGCTTTTACTTCGGATACCATATGGGTAATTTCCGGATCAATATTTTCTTGCTGTGACAGAAGTGGCCTTGCCATTGTCAATCCGAATAAACAGAAACTGACTGAAATAAGGGTTGATATTTTCATAGCTAGTAGAATAATAAACTTTGAATACAAAGCAAAGATACAAAAGTTTAGTCATCAGGCATACAAAAAAAACCTTCCTCTTGCTTTTCACAAAGCGCAGAGGAAGGCACGCATTCATTAAAACTACACTCTCGCGGTTTTTGCCGCATATTTTTGGTTATTTGGTTTTACTTACTAAAATATCGTATTCCCATGGTGCCAAAGTTGACCCTTCTAACGACGAAGCATTAACATGTTGTTTATTCATCCAATTAATCCACTGTCCTGAAGGTTTTTGGTTGGTAAAATGGATTTGTTGTGGTTTTGCACTCAAATTCAATACAACCATCACGCTATCATTGGGTAACACCCGGGAGAAACTATATATTAATGAACTTTGGGTTGCATAGCGAATCATTTTACCACCTGTCGGCCCAGCATTCAAGGCTTCTTGTGTGTGTTTTAGTGCATTCAATGATTGATAAAAAGCAAATTCTGCCGGATTATTCCAGGAAGGAACGGTATCCTTATCAAAGAAAAGAAGACTCTTTTTCATTCCCACTTCCTGTCCTGTATAAATCAATGGCATACCAGGCAGCGTGTATGTAAGCACGGCAAACGTATTAGCGCCATCTCCCATTCGTTTATATTCAGATCCAGACCACGTATTTTCATCATGATTGGTAATAAAATTCATTTTTATGGCATTAGGGGAGTATGCCGAATCGGTATATTGTACTACCTGATCAAGATTAGTTGTAGTTGCTTTGCCTTGTGCTATATCATTCATAGTATGCAGTAAACGCCAGTTGTAATCCATATTGAAAGCCTTAACAGTGTAACTCGGATTATCACCTTCAGCAAGCATAAAGACAGGCTTCACTTTATCCAAAGCCGTACGTGCCTGAATCCAGAAATCAAGAGGGACGCCCGTAGCAACATCACATCTGAAACCGTCGATATCAAAGTTTTTAACCCAATACAACATAGCGTCAATCATAGCTGCACGCAGGTCTTTATTGTTATAGTTCAATTTAGCCACATCGGTCCACCCGTCAGGCACCAATGGACGACCAAGACTATCTTTCACATACCAGTCAGGATGCTCTGTAATCCACACATTATCGCGTCCCGTATGATTTGCAACCCAGTCAAGAATGACTTTAAGTCCCATTTGATGTGCTTCGGTAACCAATTTTTTAAAGTCTGCTGCTGTACCAAATTCCGGATTAACAGCCGTATAATTTTGAACAGCATAATAGCTACCCAAAGTACCTTTACGATCTTTTTTTGAAATCGGATTGATGGGCATAAACCACAGAATATTTACCCCCAATTTTTTTAGTTGCGGTAGATGTTCCGCAAAAGCATTGAAGGTTCCCGGCACAGTATATTGTCTGACATTAACTTCATATAATACCGCGTTTCGATCCCATACATCAGGATTTTGTGCGACAGGTTTTGTGGCGCAAGCCGCTATAAAAGCCGCAGCCACAACAAAAATAAAAAATTTCATTGCCTTCATACGAAAATAATTAAAGGTTATCATTGATTAGAAGAATATTTTTCTCATAAAACACTATCCAATAGTGCCAGTTTATTTATTATCAAGCACATTAAACATTGGATTTCATAATATTTTTCCCCATAAATATGTTAGAATCAACTTGACAAAGACCTCTGACTTGATAAATACTGCTCAATTATCATCTTTCACAAATACCACGGAAACAGCCCCAATTAAGAGACATATCCCTGCCATGAGAAGCGCATAAATTGCATCGTCATGGAAAAAATGTTTCACAATAGGGCCATTCGATATACTGCTAACGATTTGCGGAATTGTAATAAATAAATTAAAAATTCCCATGTAAACACCCATCTTTGCCGGAGGAACCGATCCTGCCAGAATAGCGTAAGGCATTGCAAGAATACTTGCCCATGCAATTCCAACACCGACCATTGACAAAATGAGCCAGTAAGGAGAGGTAATAAAATAAATTGAAATCAAACCTATACCTCCTAATAACAAAGAGATGGCATGTGTAATTTTTCGGTTTGTCAAAGCAGCAATGGATGGCAATGCCAAAGCAAAAAACATAGCGACTAAATTATATACGCCAAACAAAATTCCAACCCAATCGCCTGCCTTTTGGTATGCCGGAGAATTGGCATCAGCTGCACCATAAACATGCAATGCTACAGCAGGTGTTGTATAAACCCACATGGCAAATAAGGCAAACCACGAAAAAAACTGGACTATCCCCAATTGTTTCATCGTGAGAGGCATTTTGACTATATCCTTGAAAATATCACCAAACTTCGCCTTATGTTCGCTTTCCTCTGTAGCGTCTTCACTGACATGAAATGAGCGCTGAACTTCAGGAGGATACTCTTTTGTGCTGACAATAGTCCACACAATAGCACCCACCATCACTATGGCACCAGCATAAAACGACCAAATAACATTTACAGGGATCTGACCATCAGGGGTATTCTTTCCAAAACCTAACCACTCAGAAAGCACATAGGGTAACCATGATCCGACAACAGCGCCAATCCCAATAAGAAAAGTCTGAATAGAAAATCCTGTGGTTCGTTGTGAATCAGGTAAAACATCGGCAACTAAAGCACGGAAGGGTTCCATTGCCACATTGAAAGAAGCATTCATAATGGTTAGCATGCCAGCTCCAATCATCAATGGGGCCATGAGAGAAGACAAAGATCCTGCATTTGGCATAAATATCAAAGCAATAGCAGCTAGCACCCCTCCTGCCAAAAAATAAGGCTTTCTGCGTCCCATACGACACCAAGTCCGATCCGAATAATGGCCGATGATAGGTTGAATTATCATTCCTGTAAGCGGAGCAACAACCCAAAACCAGGAAAGGGATTGTATATCAGCACCAAATGTTTGTAAAATACGGCTTGCATTGGCATTTTGTAATGCAAACCCGAATTGGATACCTAAAAACCCAAAGTTCATATTGAGAATCTGGGCAGTAGAAAGTCTTGGCTTCGTCTTCATGGTAAACTTACTAAATTGATTTCTCCAAAATTACACATATTCTATCATAAATATTCTGTGTTTAAAAGCAGTAAAACGATATGTTTCAAGCTATGTCCGATTTACGACAGAACAACAACTCATTGATTAAACACCTTATTATTAACTAATTATTATCTATCGTCCAGTTTCAAAAATCATGGTCCTGATCTGATCATTCAATGTATCACTTTCCAGAAGTTGCTCCAAAGTCAGATGCATCCGATATCTCCAATAATGTCGGGGATTCGATGGCACATTAATTCTTTCCTCCTGAGGATGAACACGTCGCAACGTTCCATCCAATGAAAGCCAGTCTTGCAAAGGGAAAATTGCCAGCATGGAAGGCGCCCATAAATGATTTCTCAAAATTGCCTTGCATATCCATGGCTCTGCATAAAATGGAGCTTCTCCCCACTGACCCAGCACTTCATTATAGTAACGTTGACGCACGACGCCGTCCTCTTCCCACCATCCCCGCAATGTACTCATATCGTGTGTAGAAGTAGTACAAACAGATAAATAAGGATAATTTCGTGTATCTGCAAATGTTAATGTAGGATCTTTCGGCATCCGCTGAATTTCAAGACTCAACATTTGCAATTGGTGCATCACATAAGGAACACAGGCGGGTATCATCCCAAGATCCTCAGCGCAAACCAGCATATCGGTTGAAGCAATCAAATCCGGCAACTTTTGCAAAGCCTGTTCCGACCAGAAATAATTATGCCGTTGATAATAAAAATGGTCATAAATCCGGTTAAATGTATATTTATCACTATCCGATAAAGCCCTGAAACTATAGGTATATTGGGCGGTGATGCGGGGATGAAATTTATCCGGTTCCTTTTTATCGCGTACAAAAAGGACATCAGCTACCAAGGCATACAATCCGTCACGAATATTTACATCACCATTAGTCTCATTAAAGAAATATTCAATTTTTCGTTGTGTATCAAACTCCGGTTTTAGTTCAAAAACGCCATTCCCTTTATCATTCAAAAACTGCTGAATCACTTTCTCTGTACTATCACCAAACATTTCATGCAACTGGTATGAACGAATGTAGGGTTTCAAGTGATAATTTTCGTCCACCCAAAATCCGTTAGCCTGTAACTCTTCATGCGACATCGGCAACGCCGGACTAAAATGTCCCAACAGGCCCTGCACTGCATTCATTGGAATTTCCCAGATACGGAAAAACCCCAACAAATGATCAATACGATAAGCATCAAAATAATCAGCCATTTTTGTAAAACGACGTCTCCACCAACGGAAGCCATCAGCACGCATTCTTTCCCAATTGTACGTAGGAAATCCCCAATTCTGTCCTGTAAATGAAAAATCATCAGGTGGAGCTCCGGTTTGTGCATCCAAATTGAAAAGATGCGGATCGGTCCATGCATCAGCGCTATTCGGACTAATGCCAATAGCCAGGTCTCCTTTCAGGACAACTCCTTTGGTTCGTGCATAATGCGATGCTTCAGATAGTTGTTTATCTAAAAAATACTGTAGAAAATAATAAATGGCAATCGCATCATAATGCTTCCCGTGTAGATCGCATAATGTTTCTATTTTTTCTCTGTCATAAACAGCATATTCGCCCCATTGATGAAAATCAACCGTCTTGTATGTATCTCTTAAATAACAAAATGCAGCATAGGGAACCAACCACTCATTATTATCTTCAAAGAATTGTTTATAATCGTCTGTTTCAAAAACCTGCTTCCCCTTTTCTTTGTATGCTATGCTATAAAATTCCCATTTGGCAGCAGAAACAGCCTCATAATCCACTTCATACAAAGCATTTAGTTGTTTTTGTAAAGTTTCAAAACGTTTGTTTGCTTTATCGGTTTTGAAAGGAGCAAACACATTAACATCAAGATAAAGAGGATGTAGCGCAAAAATGGAATTTGCATTATAGGGATATGAATCTGTCCACGTATGTGTCATGGTCGTATCATTTACCGGCAATACCTGAACAACACGTTGACCAGTTTTGGCAGCCCAATCAACTATCTTTTTCAAATCCCCGAAATCGCCAATCCCAAAACTATGTTCAGTACGCAATGAAAAGACCGGGATTGCCACTCCTGCAGCTCGCCAGGAAGGACTATTTCCTCTAAAAACGCCATTGGTTACAATAATATGCTCTCCTTTTTTGGGCAATAGATCTATCTGCCTGTTGTCGCCGTTCTCCCATTGGAGTGCCTTCATCTGTTTAGCATCTACCACTACAAATTTATATTCAAAAGGAGATTTGCATTTTGACAAATCAAGCGTAATTTCCCATTCCGGGAAATGTGCAGAGCTTAACACACGTGATTTCTCAATATTCCAATTTCCCGTAACAGCCTGATTTCCGACTACTGCTAAGGCCTTTCCGGGAGTGATTTCAGGAGCAAAGACTTTCAACGTCAATGCAGACACATATGATTTAGATGATTCCTCCTTGGGTTGCTCATGTACAAAAAAAGCTTTGGTAAATGCTGAAGAAAAAAATGAACTATCATAAGGCATCCCCATCCATTGATCATGTAAATGGTAGATTACCGTTTTCTCATTAGCCGTAAATGTCCGGGGCCTCCCCCACTCATGAATAACCGACTTATTGTTGCTTCGTACACAATATGAATACGTAAAAACTTCCACGTTATCGGGAACATCAACCTCTGCCTCCCACCGGCCGTTATCAGCATATTGCATCTCTATTTCATGCAATTCAGGCAAAGAGCCACTCACACAAACCACTTGTCCCCAAACCGTGTGATAATCCACAGAAAAATAAAGCTTCATGTATATCTATTTTATTTTAACCTCTAATTTCATAAATTCAATTGTCACACTCTGAGCTTTCATTACTCACTAAACCAAATCCGTCTTAAACCTATCGCGTTGTTTCTCTGACTATCAATTTTGTGCGAATAATCCTGTTTTTTAGCATTGCATCTGCGCCTTTGTAGCGAATTCGCTCTAATAACAATTCCATAGCACTTACGCCAACATCAAAACCATTTTGTCCTACCGTAGTTAGTTGAGGGTCAGAGGCAATAGCGGCAAATCCGTCAGTAAAACCGCAAATAGAGACTTCATCAGGTATTTTAAAATGTAATTGTTTTGTAGCATGCAAAATTCCTAACGCCGTTTCATCATTAACCGCAAAAAAGGCATCAGGTTTGTTTTCCGATTGCAGCATTTCCGTAGCTACGGGAATAGCATCATCATAATTATCACAGATCTTAATTAAGTCATGATCTACAGGTAACCCATGTTTTCGCAAAGCATCCATATATCCACCACGTCGGTTTTTAGATATTTCGAGGTGCATCGGTGAACAGAAAAAAGCAATCTTTCGGCAACCCGTATTGATGAGATATTCAGTTGCAGTAAGAGCTCCGGCGTAATCATCTATTACCACGCGGTTTGTAGGAATATCGACACAAATACGATCGAAAAAAATCACCGGTATATCATTATCTACCAGTTCCTGAAAATGATCATAACGTGTCGTTTCTTTGGCTACCGAAGTTAAAACGCCACAAACTCTCGATGACAACAGTCGTTGAACACTGCGGACTTCTTTGTCATATTGTTCATGCGACCGGAACAGCAATACGCTAAATCCCTCCCGGTCAGCTACCTCCAAAATTCCTTCAACAACTGACGCAAAGAAATGATGGGTCACTTCAGGAACAATAACTCCAATAATCGTGCTCTCCCTCTTTTTAATACTAAGCGCAAGAAAATTAGGATTATAATGATGTAACTTAGCATAATCCTGAACCTTCTTTTTGGTAGCAGCACTTAAATCGGGGCTATCGTTCAACGCACGTGAAACAGTTGAAACAGAAACCTGAAGTTCCCGTGCGATATCTTTAATGGTAATTTGAGCTTTAGGCATTGGTTTTGGGCTAACATTTTAAACAACAAAGCTATAAGTAAATCTTCAGAAAGAACAAATAAAAACCTATTTTTTACTTACTTTTACCACTTGTACTGTTCCGTCATCAAAATGAATACGTCCAATGTACATCCCTGATGGCAAGGAACTCAGTGATATAGAGTTAGATTCAAAAGGCTGATTTAAAACTTCCATTCCGCTGAGATTCATAATTTCGATAGACTTGGCATTATTCCCTGTCACAAATAGTTCATCTGACGTCGGATTAGGATAAATATGCACTTTATCAACAGTTGTTGACGTAACGGCAGTATTAATTGGCAAATTGACAGGCTGATCTGTATAAACACGCAATCCAAATTCAGGCAAAGTCAGTGACATATTGGGATCTGTAACATTAAGAGACTGCCCGGTAATCAAATCATACCATGTACCTGTCTTGCCAAATGCCGGATATGCGGTAATAGAACCTGTACCCGTGAAGTTTCCTAAAATTATAGCAGTTATCGTATCGTTTGTCAAATAAATACGCCGCCCGCTACTCCAGTCACTTGTAGAAACCTGCCAATTCCACGCAACAGGATTTGAAAATAATGTTGGATATTCATCTCTGAAATTCAATATTTTGGCATAGGTATCATGTAGTGTCTTGCGTGCCGGGATATTCAGATAATTCCACATCGCAGGTACTGGACTGGTAATATTATTTCCACTCGCATCCTTCGAATTATAATCAGCACCCAACTCGCCAAATTCCCACATCATCCGGGGGCCAGGGCCTAAAAACACAAATGCACCACAAACAGCTAATTGTTTCATCACATTCGTTGTGTCCTGAACATCCGTTACTCCCCATGTAATAGCTTTATAGCCCATACGGTATTCATCATGGCTTTCTGCATACGAAACCCGATTTGTAGGCAAGGTAACAGTACCACCCGATTGAGAAGCCGATGCTAAAGGTGAAAAATCTGAACCACTTGAGTAACCCATAGCAGCCTGATCAAACGAGCCTGAAACGTTTCTCCAAAGCATGGCACCATGAGCCGCCAGAGTGTCTTCCTCCTGATCTACACAAAAGTGTTCAAGGATACAGTAAGCTTTCGGATTGACAGTTTTTACGGCATTAATATATGTTTCGATATTATTGACCCTGCTTTGATCGTAGTCACTGCATTGGATCGTTGTACTCGACGTTGCCATTGGTGATCCAACGGATACCGTTTGTGTAAAACCTTTACTTAAATCAAACCGGAATCCGTCAACATGATAATTCTCCAGCCAAAATTGCAGAGCTCTCGATAACCAAGCTTTAACGGGAGCATAGGTATGTTTAATATCGTTTCCGACACTATAAGGATGTGGCGCCAATGCATTGTAATAGGGATTTGTAGGGGCCGGACGATTATTGGCTGCATCCCAGTATACCATACAATATGGACTTAATCCCCAGGTGTGGTTGAATACAACATCAAGAATCACGGCCATTCCCCGTTTGTGGCATTCATCGATAAACAGTTTATATTCATTCTCAGGACCATATGCTTTATCAGGAGCAAAATAGAAATTCGGATTATATCCCCAACTGTTATTCCCGTCAAACTCCATGATAGGCATTAGTTCCACCGCATTAACTCCCAGACTCTTGAGATAGTCCAGCTTTTGAATAGCGGCCTGCACCGATCCTTGTGTTGTAAAATCTCTAAACAGCATTTCATAAATGGTTAACTGGCTCTGTGGAGGTGCTTTAAAGGTAGGATCCTGCCATTGATACCGGTAATTGGTAGAATCAATCCGGAAGCATGACAAAATACCACTGGTCAGGCTTGATGGATATTTTCGTAAATTAGGATAAATGGTATAGGTTTGATTGATATATTGATCATTATTCGGATCAAGTATCTTTTGGCAATAGGGGTCGCCTACCCGTACCGCACTTGCGCCAGGCCCTTTTAATCCTGTCACATAATATTGATAAGCATATTCCGTAGTATCATTCAGCCCTTTGACAGTTAACCAGTAAAAATAAACAGGTACACCATAAGTTGAGCTTTCCGCCTGACGGTTCATCATGTAATTATTGTCCAATTTAAAGTTATTGAAGTCGCCAAGAAGGAACACTTGCGTATTACCCTGAACGACAGTTCCATCATAGCCAAGAGAAAAACAGAACGTTACTGAACCATCCGAATTGACAGTAACTCCTTCTTTTAACCCCGATGGCCTGGCGGCAACAACCTGGGGTTTAGGGACACAAACATAGGTTGTGTCATACATGGTGACACTGTTTGACACCACTTTGGCAATGATATAATAATTGCCTGCGGTTGAATAAGTATATGAGGTAGTTAATGTATTTATATTCGTACCCTGGGCAATCGGTGTGCCACTGGCAATATTTGCAGTAGATGTTGTTCCGGTATATAAATACATGTTGCATGAATTTGTCCCGTTCGAAGCATTGGCAGTTATTGTAGTAGCCGTATTTAAGGGGACTAATGCGTTATTTGTTGGTGAAGCTATCTGAAGATTTAATCCCGGTTGAAAGACAGGGACATAAATATTGCTGGTTTGTGCTGATCCGTCGGCAGTGCGGAAGACAAAAGCCAATTGTTTGACAATTGTATCGGCAGGAATTCCGTAGTACGTGTTGATATCAGGAGAAATACTTAATTG
The sequence above is drawn from the Microbacter margulisiae genome and encodes:
- a CDS encoding alpha-amylase family glycosyl hydrolase, which encodes MKQHLLFFFVAIFSLSTTLLDAQVTTNPPIVIQQSGSAVTVIFNDSTVSSLSGTAGPIYAHTGVITPGSTNSDDWKYVLTPWPNGSNSSLANTTANTLTAVAGSKYKWQLSISPDINTYYGIPADTIVKQLAFVFRTADGSAQTSNIYVPVFQPGLNLQIASPTNNALVPLNTATTITANASNGTNSCNMYLYTGTTSTANIASGTPIAQGTNINTLTTSYTYSTAGNYYIIAKVVSNSVTMYDTTYVCVPKPQVVAARPSGLKEGVTVNSDGSVTFCFSLGYDGTVVQGNTQVFLLGDFNNFKLDNNYMMNRQAESSTYGVPVYFYWLTVKGLNDTTEYAYQYYVTGLKGPGASAVRVGDPYCQKILDPNNDQYINQTYTIYPNLRKYPSSLTSGILSCFRIDSTNYRYQWQDPTFKAPPQSQLTIYEMLFRDFTTQGSVQAAIQKLDYLKSLGVNAVELMPIMEFDGNNSWGYNPNFYFAPDKAYGPENEYKLFIDECHKRGMAVILDVVFNHTWGLSPYCMVYWDAANNRPAPTNPYYNALAPHPYSVGNDIKHTYAPVKAWLSRALQFWLENYHVDGFRFDLSKGFTQTVSVGSPMATSSTTIQCSDYDQSRVNNIETYINAVKTVNPKAYCILEHFCVDQEEDTLAAHGAMLWRNVSGSFDQAAMGYSSGSDFSPLASASQSGGTVTLPTNRVSYAESHDEYRMGYKAITWGVTDVQDTTNVMKQLAVCGAFVFLGPGPRMMWEFGELGADYNSKDASGNNITSPVPAMWNYLNIPARKTLHDTYAKILNFRDEYPTLFSNPVAWNWQVSTSDWSSGRRIYLTNDTITAIILGNFTGTGSITAYPAFGKTGTWYDLITGQSLNVTDPNMSLTLPEFGLRVYTDQPVNLPINTAVTSTTVDKVHIYPNPTSDELFVTGNNAKSIEIMNLSGMEVLNQPFESNSISLSSLPSGMYIGRIHFDDGTVQVVKVSKK
- a CDS encoding LacI family DNA-binding transcriptional regulator; this translates as MPKAQITIKDIARELQVSVSTVSRALNDSPDLSAATKKKVQDYAKLHHYNPNFLALSIKKRESTIIGVIVPEVTHHFFASVVEGILEVADREGFSVLLFRSHEQYDKEVRSVQRLLSSRVCGVLTSVAKETTRYDHFQELVDNDIPVIFFDRICVDIPTNRVVIDDYAGALTATEYLINTGCRKIAFFCSPMHLEISKNRRGGYMDALRKHGLPVDHDLIKICDNYDDAIPVATEMLQSENKPDAFFAVNDETALGILHATKQLHFKIPDEVSICGFTDGFAAIASDPQLTTVGQNGFDVGVSAMELLLERIRYKGADAMLKNRIIRTKLIVRETTR
- a CDS encoding alpha-amylase family glycosyl hydrolase, which gives rise to MKAMKFFIFVVAAAFIAACATKPVAQNPDVWDRNAVLYEVNVRQYTVPGTFNAFAEHLPQLKKLGVNILWFMPINPISKKDRKGTLGSYYAVQNYTAVNPEFGTAADFKKLVTEAHQMGLKVILDWVANHTGRDNVWITEHPDWYVKDSLGRPLVPDGWTDVAKLNYNNKDLRAAMIDAMLYWVKNFDIDGFRCDVATGVPLDFWIQARTALDKVKPVFMLAEGDNPSYTVKAFNMDYNWRLLHTMNDIAQGKATTTNLDQVVQYTDSAYSPNAIKMNFITNHDENTWSGSEYKRMGDGANTFAVLTYTLPGMPLIYTGQEVGMKKSLLFFDKDTVPSWNNPAEFAFYQSLNALKHTQEALNAGPTGGKMIRYATQSSLIYSFSRVLPNDSVMVVLNLSAKPQQIHFTNQKPSGQWINWMNKQHVNASSLEGSTLAPWEYDILVSKTK
- a CDS encoding MFS transporter, which produces MKTKPRLSTAQILNMNFGFLGIQFGFALQNANASRILQTFGADIQSLSWFWVVAPLTGMIIQPIIGHYSDRTWCRMGRRKPYFLAGGVLAAIALIFMPNAGSLSSLMAPLMIGAGMLTIMNASFNVAMEPFRALVADVLPDSQRTTGFSIQTFLIGIGAVVGSWLPYVLSEWLGFGKNTPDGQIPVNVIWSFYAGAIVMVGAIVWTIVSTKEYPPEVQRSFHVSEDATEESEHKAKFGDIFKDIVKMPLTMKQLGIVQFFSWFALFAMWVYTTPAVALHVYGAADANSPAYQKAGDWVGILFGVYNLVAMFFALALPSIAALTNRKITHAISLLLGGIGLISIYFITSPYWLILSMVGVGIAWASILAMPYAILAGSVPPAKMGVYMGIFNLFITIPQIVSSISNGPIVKHFFHDDAIYALLMAGICLLIGAVSVVFVKDDN
- a CDS encoding 4-alpha-glucanotransferase is translated as MKLYFSVDYHTVWGQVVCVSGSLPELHEIEMQYADNGRWEAEVDVPDNVEVFTYSYCVRSNNKSVIHEWGRPRTFTANEKTVIYHLHDQWMGMPYDSSFFSSAFTKAFFVHEQPKEESSKSYVSALTLKVFAPEITPGKALAVVGNQAVTGNWNIEKSRVLSSAHFPEWEITLDLSKCKSPFEYKFVVVDAKQMKALQWENGDNRQIDLLPKKGEHIIVTNGVFRGNSPSWRAAGVAIPVFSLRTEHSFGIGDFGDLKKIVDWAAKTGQRVVQVLPVNDTTMTHTWTDSYPYNANSIFALHPLYLDVNVFAPFKTDKANKRFETLQKQLNALYEVDYEAVSAAKWEFYSIAYKEKGKQVFETDDYKQFFEDNNEWLVPYAAFCYLRDTYKTVDFHQWGEYAVYDREKIETLCDLHGKHYDAIAIYYFLQYFLDKQLSEASHYARTKGVVLKGDLAIGISPNSADAWTDPHLFNLDAQTGAPPDDFSFTGQNWGFPTYNWERMRADGFRWWRRRFTKMADYFDAYRIDHLLGFFRIWEIPMNAVQGLLGHFSPALPMSHEELQANGFWVDENYHLKPYIRSYQLHEMFGDSTEKVIQQFLNDKGNGVFELKPEFDTQRKIEYFFNETNGDVNIRDGLYALVADVLFVRDKKEPDKFHPRITAQYTYSFRALSDSDKYTFNRIYDHFYYQRHNYFWSEQALQKLPDLIASTDMLVCAEDLGMIPACVPYVMHQLQMLSLEIQRMPKDPTLTFADTRNYPYLSVCTTSTHDMSTLRGWWEEDGVVRQRYYNEVLGQWGEAPFYAEPWICKAILRNHLWAPSMLAIFPLQDWLSLDGTLRRVHPQEERINVPSNPRHYWRYRMHLTLEQLLESDTLNDQIRTMIFETGR